Genomic segment of Deinococcus radiopugnans ATCC 19172:
CCTCTTCATCGGGTGACCACCCGATAATCGGCGGTGGGTTGGCCCTTCACGCGCGGCACCTCGTAGCCCTCGGCCACGCTCACCCACGCGAACCGGGTCTGTGGACCTGCATAGGGCAAACCGGGGCTGTACTTCGGGATCAGCATGGGAGCAGGGGTGGGGACCGGGAACGGGGACGGGAGGAAGACGTTGTTGCCCACGGCCAGATAAATCATCTGCCGCAGCGGTTTAGCGCTGGCCTCCTCGGGCAACAGACGCGGCCTGACCTCATTCCATGCCTCGAAGAGGGTGGTGTACCCGAAGCGCTCGTACATGGCCGGATTGTTGAGGGGAAAGCGCCGCTTGAACTCCTCCAGTTTCCAGACGCCGGGGGGATTTGGTGTCCCCAGCACGTCCTTGTTGATGGGCAGCGTATGGACCCGCAACGCCGCAGACGGCCCGCTCAGCCCCTGCAAGTAGTAGGCGTAGGCCGTGGCCCTAAACACGCCGCCCAGCGCCTGGCCCGCCTCCTGGGCTTTGCTCTGGAGGAAGGTCAGATCGGGTTGCAGCTTCATGACTGGCGCAACGATGGCGTCGTTCAGACCGGACCACGGCAGCGGCGAAAACTTGCCGTTGGGGGCCAGCGCCTGGACCACATCCCGCAGGTAATCTGCCGCGTACTCCGTCTGAGCTTCCCCGGTGGCCTTTTGGATTCGTGCGTCCGCGAGGTCAAAGCGGAAGCCCAGGGGGGCCGGGGCCAGCGGGTTCAGGCTCGGTTTGTCCCCCTCGATGCAAAAGAGCTTGCTGCTACCGATCCAGATGCAGGTGCCGGGGAGATATATCAGGGACGGGTCCGGGGCCAGCTTCCCGCAATAATCGCCGTTGGCAACGGTGGGCAGCAGGCTGTAACGGTCCATCTTCAGGCGGTCATCCGGTGGCTGCGACGGGATTTTCCCGACGAGCCGGGCGGGGAACATGCCGTTGTCCGTGTTCAACACGACGGCGGGGGCCTGCGCCTGGTGGTCCCCGCCGGACCAGTCCAGGGCGCAGTGGGTCAGGTTCATCAGGGGATTGTTCAGCCGGACCAGCGCCCGCCAGTAGTAGCGGTCCTCCAGCCGTTGCCACGCCGTTCTCAACGCCTGACCCACCCGTACGGTTTCGCTGTCCAGGCTGTAAGGTGCGGTGAACTCATATGTTCCGCACCCGCTGCTCTCCTTGCCCTTGCCCTTGGCCTGACACTGCTTGAACTTCTGAAAGGCGTCCACGTTGAGAAAGCGGGCGTGCGGCACCGGCGTGAGCGACGTCTGACTGTAAATGTTGTTGCGGTGGCGGTACACCGGAGCATCGCTGGCACCTGCGGGGGCTGAGGTGCAGAGCGCAGCGAAAAGGAGCAGCCAGATCCTCATCGCTTGACCATGACGCCGACATAGCGGTTCGCCAGCACCTTCTGGGTTCGTGGCTCTACCGGTGAGAAGGTAAAGAGCAGGATGCTAGTTTTGGCGTTCATCGTCCGGCGATCAATCGAGATCCGGCCACGAAGACCAGTGGCCGTTACGAGAGCGGGCCGATTCGGCTCAACTTGGACCGCCCCCGAATCGAATCCTCCCCCCGCACGGATCAAGGTCTTGGGCAACAGAATGAATTTGAGGTTTTCCACTTGCCCCACCAACCGCACGGTGTAGGTGTAGAAGTCGGTGGTGGGGGTGCTGGCGGCCTGGTCCTTGATCAGGTCGATCCGCAGGGGACTCCCCGTGGCTGAACTCAACACAGGGGCGGCCAGAGGCGCAGGCACAGGTGGGCGAGCGGTTGGGCGGCTGGCCGGAGCAGGCACGGGCAGCACGTTGGGGACGGCCTGGGCCTTGCTGACGCCTGGAGGCGTGGACGTCTTGACTGGAGCGGTTGGGGGCCTGGGCAGAGGAGCGGGGGCCGGTTTGCTGGGGGCAGCAGCAGTTTGATCGTCCCGAACGGTGTATGACAGCACCCCACCCGTTTTATTGCTCAGTTCCACCGTGAGCTTGAGGATGGTGGGTTGGCCCCGGTTCACCAGACGAATATTCAGCGTGGCAAAGCCACCGGCTTTAAGAACGTCGAGGTAGATGACCCGTCCGTCTGACTCGTCCACCGTGGGGATCAGGACGCTTTGCTTGGCGGCATTGACCCCCACATTCTGCACCTCGGCGGGCAACGTCAAGCTCACCTGGAACTCGGTGCTGGCAACCATCCTCCCCAACTTGTCGCCGGTTAGGTCGGCAACCCTGAAGGTACGGCCCACGCCGGAATTCACTGTTCCCTGCTGCTGTGCGAAGACGGTTCCGAACAGCAATAAACCTGCCGAGATTCCCCAGACCTGTGTTCGCCGCATATATCGATATTAACATAAATACCTATAAGAGCAGAACCACCCCGCTCCTCAGAGATCCAATCCAGCCACCAGACCCTAGAAGCCGATCAGCGGCTCTTCTTCGTGTCGCTCCCCCACGCCTGCGGACGACTTTCCGGAGGCGGCGGCTCCATCAAGATCAGCCGTCTGGGGGGTGGTGGCCGCCTGATCCGCCGCAACAGAGGGTGTCACCTGAGCTGCTTGCGGCTCCAGCGCGGCGCGGCTGACCCGCGTAACTGGCGGAGCCTCGGCCGCCACCTCAGCCCTTTCCGGCGTTTCCAGGTCACCCAGAACGTCGATCTCTGGCAGGGGAAAGGCCTGGGCCACCACAAAGCTCTTGAACCGCCACGGCTCCAGGCGGTGCGCGAAGATCGGCGGCAGCTCGTTGGTCAGGATGACGCTGTGGGTAGGCTTGAGCTGGCCGAACTCGGCGGCGGTGATTAGCTCCCGTGTCGTCAACCGGACGCCGCTCGACAGTTCATGCGCGTGTTCCTGCTTGTTCAGGCTGCGGTCTTCCACCATGTACTGCCCACAACTGTTGGACACGAAGGCGGCGGTGCTTTCCTTGTCCGCCTCGTTGCGGTCCACGGATGGCAGGAAGATCTTGGTGTGGATGTTGTCCAGCAGAGTGGTTTTCCCTCCCCTGCCCCAGCGCTCGCCGAGCTGTGCGAGGCTCTGCACGTACATGCACAGGTAAATACCACGGCCTGACACGGTGGCGCTGTAGTCGGGCATGTTGTGGGGCGTCGCCCGGTAGGCCTCGTCGAAGATGCCCAGGGTTTTGACGCCGTGCTGCGAATAGTGCGGCACATTCAGGTCGTAGGTGCGGAGCATGGTCCGAATCACCGAATCCACCACAAGATTGAACAGCGGAAGGGTCAGATCGAGCTCCGACTCCCGGAAGACCAGGTACACCGTCACCGGGCGGTCCATCAACTCCCTGGCGCGGAAATCGCTGGCACTGGTCATATGGATCACACCGTCGGTGGTGAGGTACTGGGCCGCCGTGACGAGGCGCTGCCAGCTGTTTTTGAGAAAGCGGTCATTTTCCGCTGCCGCCCAGTCCATCTTGTCGGGCGCTTTGGACAGGAAGGCGGTCAGCCACTTGCTGACCATCCGATCGCCCAGCTTGTGCAGCTTCAGGGCCGCGCCTTTCAGGCCCTCGGCGTCGTACAGCAGTTCGTCCAGGGTGGGAATCACCGGCCAGCCATTCACCTTGGCGGCCTTGATGATGGCGGCCAGCGCGGCAGCGGCCCGCTGCGCGAACACGGCGTTCTCGCCATCCTGATCCGGCGACATGAAGGCGGTGGCCGCGCTGAAAATCTGCTCGTCGGTTTCCATTTCCGCGAAGGGGTCAAAGCGGTGGCTGCGCTCGAAGCTGCTGGGATTGAGGATGATGACTTTTTGCCCCAGCACGTCCTGCCGGTAGCCCGCCGTTGCCTCGCTGATCTCGCCCTTGATGTCCACGACGAGGGCGCTGCCCCGCCATTGCAGCAGGTTGGAGGTGATGCTCAGGCCTTTGCCGCTGCGGTTGGGACCAAACCACATGAAATGGCCCAGTTCCTTCTTGCCCGCCGAGCCGGGCCGCACCGCCAGCAGGGTGCGGTAGGCGGACCCGATCAGCACTCCGTCTCCTTCCAGGGGATGATGCGTGAGGGTGTCCAGTTCGGCGGGCCGGGCGAAGTGGCCGTCGTACCGGCGCTCGGCCACCGTGTCTTTGAAGTTGTAGACGAACCAGAACCCGGCCAACAGTGAGGCCAGGGCCATCGGCCACAGGCCCAGCATGAACAGCGCCAGCGACGCGCTGACCACCAGCAGGGCGAGCAGGTAGCGCAGCATGAACTTCGCGTAGTTGACCCTCACAGGGCGCGCCGGGGTGGGGTGGGCGAGTGAAGCTTGGCCGCCTCGACTTTCGCCGCGTTGACGCGGGTGTCGCGCATCGCCACCACTTCAGGCCGCCAGATCAAACCGAGCAGGGCGCTGAGGACGCCGAACAGCAGCCCGCCCAGGAGCAGGGCCTTGATCGGCAGCGGGGCGCTCCAGGTCACGAGAAAGGTTTGCAGGCACCCGCTGGAGCGAAAGCAGTGGTCCAGGTAGCCGAAGCTGAATGAGCCGCCCTGGTGACTCTGTTCATAGGCCCGCTTCACCGTTGCGGCGGCCCGGCTCAGGTCCGGCTGCAAGCTCAGCAGGATCAGCAGCGAGAACAGGACGGTGGAGACGATCCCCAGCCATTTGGTGAGCATGGGGCGCATGTCCACATACATGGTTTGCAAACGCATGGATGGACCTCCTGATCAACCGAATTGAATGTCGATGGTCTTTTTCTGGTCGGATGACTCGCTCTCCTCGACGCCGCGTGGCGTTCCGCCAGATGAAGTGGTTTGATCTGCGAACCTTTCTTTCCAGCTCTCCTCCAAGTGGCGGTAGAGCCGACTGTGGAACTGCTGCTCCAGATCACCCGTCTTCCGCAGGGCAAAGAAGTCCTCACGGGTGAGGCGGGTGTCCCTGGGCAGGACGACATGGGCGTGCGGATGTTCGGTGTGTCCGGTGTGGCCGGCATGCACCGCCAGGTAGTAGCGGCTGACGCCCTGGGCGTGAAGCACCGCTGTGGCCCAGCGTTCGGTGTCCTTTTCAGACATGCTCCGGTCACCGCTGCTGAGAACGATGTGGTAGAGGTATTTTGACCGGTCCGCCGCCAACCGCTCGAACAGGGCCTGCCGCTGCTCCGGGTGGGCCTGGAGGTTGACGCGGCCTTCCGGCATGACCAGGTCACGGCTGATGCGGTGGGCGTGTTCGTGGTCCGGGCGGGTGGTGAAATAATCAATGTTTCGCAGGACGGCGCTGGCCCGGCCCCGGCCTGGATTCGCGCCTGTGGTGGGAAGCGTGCGGTAGCGGGCTTTGACGACGGTTTGAAGTTTGGATCGTTGGCTCCGCCCGGCCGTGGGCGGCTGAACGTTCCGGCTGCCCCGCGCCTTGCGGCTGCCCAGCACATCGTCTATGTCCGTGTACCCCATGGGCGTCATTCCAGGCCCTGTTCGTCAGCGCCCGTGAGCCTTTGTTGTTTGTCGGCGTGCAGGCCCGCGCTCTGGCGGTACACCTCGTTCAGCGTGGTCAGCTCGTCAACGTGTTTGTGGCTGGCGGCCCAGGTCTGGCTCCACTGTTTTTTCTCGATGGCCTTGATGCGTTCCACGGACATCGGCGTCTCGTAGTGCATGGCCGCCTGCACCATGCGGCGCGCGGTGCCGGCTTCCATGTAGGTTCTGACCTGGAAGTCGAAGGTGCGCTCTAAAAACTGTTGCAACTCCTGTCTGACCACTTGCCGGACCGTGGGCAGCACTAGGGCTTCACCCGCCTCGTTCGCCTCCGCCTGGGCGGCGTAGGACAGCAAGGCCCCGCCCAACTCGGTCAGCGGCATGCCGGACTCTGCGGCTTTGGCCCGCAGGAAGCTGGCCACCTCTCCTGACACCCGCACTTGAATTTTCTCTGTCACTTCCTTCATCGCGCCTCCTTTTTACAGATATTAGCGTAAATATCTATAGCTGAAGAGGCACTTGTGCAGCTCCCGAACACAGAATCTGTTGACAGCAACCAGATTCTGGAAAAAGACCTGCCAGCAAACGGAAAATGAACAGGCGGAATCGGACCCTTATCCTGCCTTACGCACCTCAACACGCCAGCACCCCACACCCACCTTCAAAAACGGTCTTGGCAGGACCGTTGGCCGCCCGCTCCTCAAGCAAGACGCCCAGCCACCCCAACGGGCGGCCTCCCGCCGGTGGCGGGACCGTCGTGGCCCCCCTTCAACGTCATCGTTCACGCCTACGAGGTCTGGGCCAAAGCTCTGGCGTTCGCGCCTTCCGCGCCCAAGCGGAGGCGTTCCCAGCATGCCCTGTCGCCCTGCCAAAGAACCGTTGACCCGTGCCTCACCACGCCACTGCGCGCCGCCTGAGCCACCGATTCTGCGGATGGTTTAGATCAACATCAGTCTTCGCCAGTAGAGGTTGCTCCTGGGTCAACTGCACCTTGCTCAGAGCCTTGACGGGGCTGAGGCGGCGCGGCCATTCTCTCAGATCCGGCGTCGTTCAGCTTGGGCTTGGACCGCGTTTGCCGGACCTTGGGACGCTTGACAGCGGTTCGCGCCGCCACCCGTGCCTGGAGCTGCTCACGGTACTGTGCGGCCACCCGGTCAAAGTCCACTGCGCCGCTCGTCACATCTTCGGCATGGGCCACCACCCCCTGTCTGGCCCGGTGTAATGCCAGTGAACGCACCGTCTTGTCATACCACCGGTCAAAGGAAAGATCGGTCCTCACCAGATCGTCCTTGCATTTTCGGCAACCGATGGTGAAGGAGTCGGCAACGGGAACAGCCACGATCTCGCCCGTCCGCAAAGCCGCCTGATACTCCCGGTAAAAACGCACGGCAGAGACGCCTTCGGGCAGCGTGTTGATCAGGGTTGAAACCGCCTGGATGGCTTGCTGGGTCATAGCGCCAGTCTAGCAGCAGGAATGGATATTTACATCAATATCGGCAAGGTGAGAGGCAGCAAAGACAGTTTCTGTCGCCGTAATCGGTGTGGCATGGGCGGGTCAGCTCCCTCATTCTGAGCCGAGCCGAGTTGTCTGATCAACCGGTGGCCGGGTAAGGGGCAGAGAAGACACTACTGGTTACACTGACGGCATGGTCAAAACGCCGATCCGACGGTTCTCATACCTGGGTCACGACATCGAGATCATCCGGGAACGCACCAATCTTCCCGCCACCTCGAAGTTCGAGCCGCGCGTCGGCGTCCAGGTGCGCTATAGCCTGAAGTTCGACGGCCAACTCACCGATTGGAGCGAGTTCGTTGAGGCTACGGAGGATGAGGCGTCCGCGCAGGCCATGATCGAGCTGGCCCTGCGGCGCACGCAGACTCTGAGCAACGAGAAAAAATCCTCTGGCGTCTCACCCGCAGCCTGAATCGTTCGCTGTCACCGCTTTGTTAGGGTGAGGCATGAAGAACAGACCGACACTTGCCGCCAGCATCGCCCTTGGAATCGCCGTGGGGGCCGCCCTGGGCGTGGCCCTGGGGGATCTCGCCGTGGGCATCGGGCTGGGTATCGCCCTGGGAGCCGCCTTCGGTTTCCTGCGCTCCAAGTAGGGCCAGGCCTTCAGGCCATGGTGGCGTGAAAGCCCAGCCGGGCTAGCTCGTCCACCCAGCACTTTCTGGCCTGGACCATCCGCTCGGGGTCAGGGTGGTTGAGCACCACCGTCAGTCCGGTGCCGGACACGGGATGGGGGGTCGGCCCGTACGTCGCAACGACATCCTGAAAGCCAGCCTGAATGATGGCCTCCACCACTGCGTCGAGCTGTGCTGTGGTGGGAAGCTCTTGGACCAGGACATAACTGGGCATACCGTCAGGATAAAAAACCAAAAATGACAGGCGTGAGGTCGCATAAAGACAGGGGGCGCAGCCCAAGCGAAGCCTCACACTTGGTGATCTGTCAAGGATTTGGTGGAGGCTCAGTTCGGGATGGGGGTTTGCTCCTCAAAGCGTGGCTCCCCAGCCTTTTTTCGCAGCGACAACGGCTCAGATTTTACTGCCGTGATCTCGGGATCTGGCTCGCCGTACAGGACATTGGAACCCGAAACACCCTCCCAGGAAAACCGTGGCTTCAGCGGCTTTGCCGAGAGCTTCCATGCCCGTCTGCGCGCAGAAGGTCTCAATCAAGAGGTGTTTTACTCCGCCAAACACGCCCAGGTACTGCTGGACGATTGGCGGGCGTTCTACAATGTCCGCAGACCCCACTTGTCACTCAGCTACCGGATCCCAGACGAGGTTGCTGAGCAGGCCAGGGGACGGGCTGCCGCCCCCTTTGCGGAAACAACACCGCAAATGTGGCCGTCGGCCCGTCCCCTGGGTGAGCCGGGAAAGCCGATGTTGTCCCCTTGAGCTGAGTCGAGTCTCGACGCGAAACCGTCCAACCTTTTGGGGCCAGCACAGCACCAGGGTGGTGACCACCACGCCCGTACTTTTTGGGCTGCGCCACAGGATCAGTTCCAGTAGCAGCAAGCCCATCGTCAGCGCGGGATACGCGGGGCGGTCAAAGGCCGTCCCCTGGCCACTCAGGGGGTCCAGAATGGCGCCAAGGCAGAAGGCGACGGCCGCGACCGGCATCGCCAGCAGCAGAATCAGTCGCCAGCCATCTGATTCGGTGGATCGCACTGATAACGAGGTGGCGTGGCGATTCATGTCTGTGCTGATGATGAGGAGAACAGCCGCACTCAAGTCTTACTTCACCGTTTCCTTCTCCCGTTTCCGGTGTGGTCCTGAATGCCCTCACACGCTGATCTCCACATCACCACGGTGTGCTGGCCTATCCTAATCGCAGGAGGCCCGAGTGAACCGGCGCGCGATTCCCCCACACTTCACGACCGAGCAACGCGCCTTCCTGTCGTGCGTCATCACGACGCCCGCCCACATCTTCCTGCGCGCCACCGCCGGTGCCGGCAAGACCACCACCCTGCTCGAGGCTGCCTGGCAGCTCGGGCAGCCCGGCGTCTATTTCGCGTACAACAAGCACGCCGTCGCTGACCTGCAACCCCGCCTGCCCCGCCCGGTCCGTGCCCGCACCCTCCACGCCCATGGGCTAGGGTTATTGAACAGCCAGACGGCAGGGCTGGAACTGGTCCGCGATAAGGGCCGACAGGTGGCGGCCCGCGTCCTGCGCAGTCCCCGAGCTCCCGTGTACGCCGCCGCACGCGCCTGGGACATTGCCCGCGAGGAAGGCCTCCTCACCCTCACTCAGACCGACGCCGAACGCCTCGCCGCCCGCAGCGACTGGCGCGGCCTCCCCCACGAACTCCAGGACCTGATCCCCGCCATGCATGACGCCGGTGACCACCTCTGGCAGGATGCCCGCAGCGCGGACTACACGGACATGCTCTGGCTCCCGGTCCGTCACGGCTACGGCCAGCACAGCCTGCGCCTGGCCCTGGTGGACGAAGCCCAGGACCTCACGCCCCTCCGTCAGCAGTTCGTCCAGCACCTGCTCGGCCTGCCAGACGCCACGGACGCAGGACGGCTGATTTTCGTGGGCGACAGCGATCAGAGCATCTACCTGTGGGCCGGCGCAGACCCCGCCGCCCTGAGCCGCCTGAAGACCGCGGTCAATGCCGTGGAGTTGCCGCTGTCCGTCTCGTTCCGCTGTCCGCAGGAAGTGGTGAGGTACGCGCGCGCGTACAGCTCGTTCATTCAGCCCGCCCCACAAGCCACACCCGGCATGATCGAGCATGTCAGCGCGGAGACGGCCACGTATGAACGGGGCGACACGGTGCTGTGCCGCACGAACGCGCCCTTGATCCGGCTGGCGCTGGAACTGATGACCCAGCGGGTGAGTGTCAGCGTGGTGGGCCGGGATCTGGAAGTCAGGTTGCGGGAGGCCTTGATGGCGGCCTTGCCGGCGCACGGCACCTTTGAGAATGACAGCGTGACTGAACTGGCGCGGGCGTACCTGGCCCCGCTGGATGAGCCATTGAAGCAGCGCGCGGCGGAGGGGGACCGGGCGGCCCGGCAGCAACGCACGGAACTGTATGACCTTGCCCGCTGCCTGCGGTATCTGGCGTGGGTGGTGTCCCGGGCGTCGGGAGAGGGCACGCTAGAGGGGGCGCTGGCCTTGCTAGCAGAGTTGTGCCGGGAGGATGCGGATGCGGACGTCATCCTGGCGTCGGTGCACCGGGCGAAGGGGAAGGAGTGGCCGCGCGTGACGATCCTGTACCCGGAGCTGATGCCGCTTGCGCAGGGGGATGAGGCCGAGGAGCGGGCGGTGCAATTCGTGGCGGTGACGCGGGCGCAGCAGGTGCTGCGTTTTGCGTATGGGAAGGAGGCATGGGCGACGCAGGCGTTCGTGAAGCCAGGTGAACTCCCGAACGCTCCACCACAGGAGGTCACCCGGTCCGGCACTCAGCCTGCCCAGGCTGCACGGGCATCAACAGTGCGGAAACCCAAAGTGCAGCCTGCCCCCAGGATCATTCGGCCGGGAGGAGCAGACACCCTGCTGGGAGGCGACGTTATGCTGGGACGGGAAACGGTGCGCGAGCGGCTGCTGACCCTGGCGGAGGAGGACCGCGCGCTGGTGCGGGTCTGGGCGTTGACCGGCTTGCAAGCGCTGTCGGGGACGCGTGAGGCTGTCGTGGCCGTGCATGAGGCCTATCTGCTGGCCTACGAGCAGGCAGCGGCACTGGCCCGCTTGGCGCAGCCCGTGGGGCGTGGACGGGGCGTAGCGATCTGTGTGTTTGAGTCACCTCTGGCGCGGGTGCAGTTCGCCAGAAAGATCCGGGTGGGCAAGGCCATGATCCGGCTGAAGCTAGGGGGACAGGACTTGCGGTTTGAGCTGAGCAGTGGGGAGCTGGTGGGGGCGGTGGGACCGCTGTCCACGTTCATTCTGCCGGAGGCGCTGGAAAGCTTACGGGCGAGTTGAGAGGCGGCGCTGCGAGGGCCAGAGCGTGAACCAGTTCCGCTCTTCAATCGAATAAGGAGGGGAGGGCGACTGGAGCCGGCGCGTCTGGCCACGCCCCGATCTCACGGAACTCCAGCCCCCTGGCACGCAACTCCTTAAGCGCAGGCGCGGTGATCGACGGTGCCGCCAAAATGCCCCGGACTGTCCCTATCCCAGACTTCTGAACGGTAGCGACGTAGCGGCCCAGTTGGCTGACGGCGTCCTGGGTGGCCCGGCCCCGCTTGAGTTCTACGACGACGTACTGGCCTTGAGTATCTTTTGCGTACAGGTCAATGCCACCGGAATCAATCAGCAACTCGCGGTCCAGCACGGTCAGGCCGGGTTCGATTAATTCCGGGTGACGTGCCAGGGCGTCCTGCATCTGCTTCTCTGAACCGGACAGTGTGAAAGACGCCTCCTCGTGCAACTCCAGCGCGAGCGCCAGGTGCGGGTGAAGAAAGGTCACGCGCACCAGTTCCTCCGGACTGCGGCGGGACGCGTGCAACACACAGTGACCATGTTCGACACGGGCGCTGAGTTCGTCCGTACGGGGTTGCCAGTTCATCGGCTTGATGCCAGTGGGGGCATGGATCTGGAGACTGCCGTCGCGTTTGATCATCACGAGGTACGCACCAACTTCGGCCGTGCTGGCGGCACGGCCGTGGTAGGTAACTTCGGCCAGGCCGGCGATCTGGAGGAGAACGTCACGGGTGCGGGTATGGGTGTTAAGGAAGGTGGTCAGGCTGCCAGGGTCCGGCGTGAGGAGTTGAGAGCGGATCATGCCGGTATGGTGGCACAGCACGTCAGCGGGTCCTGATCAACGCAGTGAGGTGAACCCAACCACCCGACATGCTGTGAATGTCTCGAACACTTTGCGACAAACAAATGTGCGCTGCCACCGTCGTGGACCGCAGCGGCGTGGTCCTGGCCATGGCCCGTTCCGAGAACGCTGGGCCGCACACCCTGGGGGCCAGCCAGGGCAAGGCGTTCACCAGCGCCAGCGCCCGCAACCTGACCAGTACCATTGCCAAGGGGCTGGAAGCCAATCCCGGCCTGGCCGACATCCCCGGCTACCTGGTGCTGGCCGGCGGCGCACCGATCCGCGTGGGCGGCGCCGTGGTTGGCGCCGTCGGTGTGGGCGGCGCACCCAGCGGGTTGATCGACGAGACGTGCGGCACCGACGCCGTGACCACGGTGCTGGGCAAGTAAGTTGCAAGGCATGAGGTTGTCCAGATCGTTGCATTGATCGTACTGGGCAGCCTCTCGCCTCTGCTGGGATCGTGCCAGGCTCAGGGGGGCGAGCTACCCTCCGTGCGCGAGATCTTGCGGATCACCGATATCGACGTGAACCACGTCAACAATCTGGGCTGGATCGCCCTGCTGGAAGCCGTGATCCTGGGCGACGGCGGCCCCACGCACACCGAGATCGTGCGCGAGCTGCTGGCCCATGGGGCAGACCGCCGCATCGCAGATCGGGAAGGTGTCACACCCCTTCAGCACGCGCGTCAGCGTGGGTAGACGGCGATGGTGAGGCTCCTTGGGAACAACGTCGGCTCCGACTGAGTCTTTGCCTTTTGAGCTGATCAGCCGCGCCCTTCTCCCGTCCGCCCACGTTGGGCTTCACCTGTCGAGCAGGGCGCAACTTGTCTTCTCATTCGAGTGGAACGAAATGGGACCTTCATCAGGTCAAGTCCTCGTCGTTCAGATCTGGTGGAAGCTTGATCGTCTGAACCACTGGCACTCAGTGTGCTCTGGCTGTCTTGGGTCGCAGGTGCAGCGCCGCCACGATGATCCCGCCCAGCACGATGCCCACGAGGGCGGACCCCAGCGTTTCCACCAGCCACTCCACCACGCCCGCTGCCAAGGGAATGGCGTGGCCTGCCGCCAGGGCCAGATCGTGCAAGGTGTGTGCGGGCCAGCCCAGTCCGAACTTGTCCAGGCCGTCGACGATGATGTGACCGCCCACCCACAGCATCGCCGCCGTGCCGATTGCCGACAGCGCCGACATCACCACTGGCATGCCCTTGACCAAGCCGCGCCCCACTGCCTGAGCTGCCCTGGAACCCCTGGCCACCAGCCGCACGCCAAGATCGTCAGCCTTCACGATCAGCCCCACCACGCCGTAGACCAGCGCCGTGATCATGAAAGCCACCACCACCAGGATCAGCGCGCGAGCAAATAGGGGCTGCGTGGCCACTTCCGCCAGCGAGATCGCCATGATTTCCGCCGACAGGATGAAGTCGGTACGAATCGCGCCCGAGACCATCTTCTCCTCGTGGGCGTCGCTGGCGAGCTTGATGACGTCCTCTCCCTCTGAGTTGTGGTGGCCCCAGATCGCCTCGTACAGCTTCTCGGCCCCCTCGAAACACAGGTACGTCCCGCCCACCATCAGCAGCGGATTGAGCGCCCACGGCAGAAACTGGCTCAGCAGCAGCGCGGCGGGCAGAATAAACACGATCTTGTTTTTCAGCGAACCCTTGGCGATGCGCCAGATGATCGGCAACTCGCGGTCCGGGGTGAAGCCGGTGACGTAGCGGGGCGTGACCGCCGTGTCGTCCACCACGACGCCAATCGCCTTGACCCCGGCCTTGCCCGCCGCCGCGCCGATGTCGTCAATGGAGGCGGCGGCCAGCTTGGCCAGCGCGGCCACGTCATCGAGCAGGGCGACGAGGCCGCCGCTCATCGGCCCACGTCCATGCCTGGGTGAGAAAGACAAAAGCCAGAAAGACGAAAGAGCGCGGGCGGAAGCGGCCAGGAGGTCATCAGGCCGCTCACCCTAGCAAGAGTGGATGAAGCCTTCAGCAGCCCTGCACAGAACCATCCGTTCGGGCCGGGCTGCGTACACTGCCCGGCATGGACTCTTTCTGGAACGAACTCAAACTCATGCAGGGCCCGCTGGTGGCCTTTGTGCTCAGCGGAATGATCGGCTGGGAACGCGAACGCATGCACCGCAGCGCGGGCCTGCGGACCCACATGCTGGTGGGCATGAGCGCGGCCCTGTTCGTGGTGCTGGCCGAATCCCTGATTGTCTCGTTTGGCACCGACGACAATGGTGTGCGCTTCGA
This window contains:
- a CDS encoding DUF808 domain-containing protein, which translates into the protein MSGGLVALLDDVAALAKLAAASIDDIGAAAGKAGVKAIGVVVDDTAVTPRYVTGFTPDRELPIIWRIAKGSLKNKIVFILPAALLLSQFLPWALNPLLMVGGTYLCFEGAEKLYEAIWGHHNSEGEDVIKLASDAHEEKMVSGAIRTDFILSAEIMAISLAEVATQPLFARALILVVVAFMITALVYGVVGLIVKADDLGVRLVARGSRAAQAVGRGLVKGMPVVMSALSAIGTAAMLWVGGHIIVDGLDKFGLGWPAHTLHDLALAAGHAIPLAAGVVEWLVETLGSALVGIVLGGIIVAALHLRPKTARAH